A genomic region of Bacilli bacterium contains the following coding sequences:
- the ccpA gene encoding catabolite control protein A codes for MTVTIYDVAREAGVSMATVSRVVNNNPNVKPQTRKKVFEAIERLGYRPNAVARGLASKKTTTVGVVIPDISNWVFAEVARGIEDIANMYHYNIILCNADKRKEKEIRVVNTLLEKQVDGLLFMGGVVTDDHILAFRTSTVPIVLCATTDEKSGLPSVDIDHEAAAFDAVSLLLQNGHRKIGMISGTLQDPANGFARYRGYKRALEQAGIAMREDYVRIGNYRYESGIEATKHFLGLSDRPTAIFAANDEMAIGAIHTVQDSGLSVPGDISIMSVNNIRLAEMVRPQLTTVAQPMYDIGAVSMRLLTKLMNHEAVDLTNVVLPHEIIMRKSVAAIGG; via the coding sequence GTGACAGTTACGATTTATGATGTTGCCAGAGAAGCGGGAGTCTCGATGGCGACGGTTTCCCGAGTAGTCAACAATAATCCCAATGTAAAACCGCAAACGCGCAAAAAAGTGTTCGAAGCGATCGAACGTTTGGGCTATCGCCCGAATGCCGTCGCCAGAGGTCTTGCCAGCAAAAAGACAACAACGGTCGGCGTCGTGATTCCGGATATTTCCAATTGGGTGTTTGCCGAAGTGGCGAGAGGAATCGAAGATATTGCCAACATGTATCATTACAACATCATTCTATGCAATGCCGACAAACGCAAGGAGAAAGAAATCCGGGTCGTCAATACGCTGTTGGAAAAACAAGTGGACGGGCTGTTGTTTATGGGCGGCGTTGTGACCGACGATCACATTTTGGCGTTTCGCACTTCGACGGTGCCGATCGTGCTTTGCGCGACCACCGACGAAAAAAGCGGGCTGCCATCTGTCGATATCGATCATGAAGCGGCGGCTTTTGACGCGGTCAGCCTGCTTTTGCAAAACGGCCATCGCAAGATCGGCATGATCAGCGGCACGCTGCAAGATCCGGCCAACGGTTTTGCCCGCTACCGGGGCTACAAGCGCGCGCTGGAGCAGGCGGGCATCGCGATGCGCGAAGATTATGTGCGAATCGGAAATTACCGGTATGAATCCGGCATCGAGGCAACCAAACATTTTCTTGGTTTGTCCGACCGGCCGACAGCCATTTTTGCCGCCAATGACGAAATGGCGATCGGGGCGATCCATACCGTGCAGGATAGCGGATTATCGGTGCCGGGCGATATTTCCATCATGAGTGTAAACAATATTCGGCTGGCGGAAATGGTGCGTCCGCAGTTGACCACGGTAGCTCAACCGATGTACGATATCGGCGCGGTCTCCATGCGGCTGTTGACGAAGCTGATGAATCACGAAGCGGTCGATTTGACCAATGTCGTTCTGCCGCATGAGATCATTATGCGCAAATCGGTGGCGGCGATCGGGGGATAA
- a CDS encoding 5'-methylthioadenosine/adenosylhomocysteine nucleosidase — MRFRKIGLIGAMDEEIRLFHEHIAGERVTETAGGTYREGDMFGKRVVLCKSGVGKVNAAVCTLKLIDRFGVDAVIFTGVAGALDPRLSIGDIVISNDCMHHDMDASALGFAKGTIPFMPQSVFAADPQLVELAFAASERVEQGRSVVGRVLSGDQFIADRSMVQTLHRQMGGTCTEMEGAAVAQVCALSGIPFVIIRSMSDKADGSAQINFQEFAETAAARSCGIVREMLQALA, encoded by the coding sequence TTGCGGTTTCGGAAAATCGGATTAATCGGCGCGATGGATGAGGAAATACGGCTGTTTCACGAGCATATTGCCGGCGAACGCGTAACGGAAACGGCGGGGGGAACATATCGCGAAGGGGATATGTTCGGCAAGCGGGTCGTATTGTGCAAATCCGGAGTCGGAAAAGTGAATGCCGCCGTATGCACGTTGAAATTGATCGACCGGTTTGGCGTCGATGCGGTTATTTTTACGGGCGTGGCCGGGGCGCTGGATCCGCGGTTAAGCATCGGCGATATTGTCATATCAAACGATTGCATGCACCATGATATGGACGCAAGCGCGTTAGGTTTCGCCAAAGGGACGATTCCGTTTATGCCGCAATCCGTATTTGCGGCGGATCCGCAGTTGGTCGAATTGGCTTTTGCCGCAAGCGAGCGCGTGGAACAGGGCCGCTCGGTCGTCGGGCGCGTGTTGTCCGGCGACCAGTTTATCGCCGACAGAAGCATGGTGCAAACGCTGCACCGGCAGATGGGCGGAACCTGCACGGAAATGGAAGGGGCGGCGGTGGCGCAAGTGTGCGCGTTATCCGGCATTCCTTTTGTCATTATCCGTTCCATGTCCGACAAAGCAGACGGCTCGGCGCAAATCAACTTTCAGGAGTTTGCCGAAACCGCGGCGGCGCGTTCCTGCGGGATTGTGCGCGAAATGCTGCAAGCGCTCGCGTAG
- a CDS encoding acetoin utilization protein AcuC, which produces MATRAAYIFAEEELQYHFNADHPFKQKRLMLTRDLLQALGSLPGERIVRPRAAKPDELLAIHTARYIEVVKALSAENPRPDWVDWAGKYGLDTEDTPFFPRMHQAASLIAGGSITAADLVMSGQAVHALHLGGGLHHAMPNRGSGFCVYNDAAIAIAYLRRNYGARVLYIDTDVHHGDGVQACFYSEPDVCTFSIHETGNYLFPGTGAATERGEGLGFGACYNMPVEPFTEDESWLENFQACAEKITEVFKPDVIVSQHGCDAHYFDPLSHIHCSMRIYLEMPRLIHALAHRFCNGRWIALGGGGYDIWRVVPRAWSLVWLVMAGHPLPEKLAEHPFTPLPQEWLKKWQPESPVPLPRTWLDDKKAWEIIPRQQEITAKNRRTKEIALNHIT; this is translated from the coding sequence ATGGCTACCCGCGCTGCTTATATTTTTGCCGAAGAAGAACTGCAGTATCATTTCAACGCCGATCATCCATTCAAGCAAAAACGGCTTATGCTCACACGCGACCTGCTGCAGGCTTTAGGCAGTTTGCCCGGCGAACGGATCGTCCGCCCGCGCGCCGCAAAGCCGGATGAATTGCTGGCCATACACACCGCCCGCTATATCGAAGTCGTAAAAGCGCTCAGCGCCGAAAATCCACGGCCGGATTGGGTGGATTGGGCCGGAAAGTACGGGCTGGATACGGAGGATACGCCCTTTTTTCCCCGCATGCATCAAGCAGCTTCGCTCATTGCCGGCGGCTCGATTACGGCAGCCGACCTGGTCATGAGCGGGCAAGCCGTCCATGCGCTGCATCTTGGCGGTGGATTGCATCATGCCATGCCGAATCGCGGATCCGGCTTTTGCGTATATAATGACGCGGCAATCGCCATTGCATATTTGCGCCGCAATTATGGCGCAAGGGTGTTGTACATCGATACGGACGTTCATCACGGCGATGGCGTACAGGCTTGCTTTTACAGCGAACCCGATGTGTGCACGTTTTCCATCCATGAAACCGGGAACTACCTGTTTCCGGGGACCGGAGCGGCAACCGAGCGCGGCGAAGGGCTTGGCTTCGGCGCATGCTACAACATGCCGGTGGAACCCTTTACGGAGGACGAGTCCTGGCTGGAAAACTTTCAGGCATGCGCGGAAAAAATTACCGAAGTCTTCAAACCCGACGTGATTGTCAGCCAACACGGATGCGACGCGCACTATTTTGATCCGTTGTCCCATATACATTGCAGCATGCGCATCTATCTGGAAATGCCGCGGCTCATCCATGCGCTCGCGCACCGCTTCTGCAACGGCCGGTGGATCGCGCTGGGCGGCGGCGGCTATGATATCTGGAGGGTTGTCCCGCGCGCCTGGAGTCTGGTCTGGTTGGTAATGGCCGGGCATCCGCTTCCGGAAAAACTCGCGGAACACCCGTTCACCCCGCTGCCGCAGGAATGGCTGAAGAAATGGCAGCCCGAATCGCCCGTTCCGCTGCCGCGGACATGGCTGGACGATAAAAAAGCCTGGGAGATCATTCCCCGGCAACAAGAAATTACGGCGAAAAATCGCCGGACGAAAGAAATCGCGTTAAACCATATCACCTGA
- a CDS encoding GNAT family N-acetyltransferase: MEHLKIWHCLKVSYQERMITVEGPISPGKLRTLAMHPDLDAFRRPPEQHEALIEIAGLPEGRIIAAIDENTIVGYVTFHYPDELERWSQGKMDDLIELGAIEVANAYRNIGLGKKMIRLAFADGQLDNAIVFTTEYYWHWDLEGSGLNVWEYRKVMENLMKCVDMIWYATDDPEICSHPANCLMVRVGNKVPQQSVEAFDRVRFHRRFMY, translated from the coding sequence TTGGAACATTTGAAAATTTGGCACTGTCTCAAGGTTTCATATCAAGAACGCATGATAACAGTGGAAGGGCCGATTTCTCCTGGAAAGCTGCGGACGCTCGCCATGCATCCCGACCTGGATGCCTTTCGCCGGCCGCCCGAACAGCATGAAGCCCTGATCGAAATTGCCGGGCTGCCCGAAGGAAGGATTATCGCCGCGATTGATGAAAATACGATTGTCGGTTATGTCACGTTTCATTACCCCGACGAATTGGAACGATGGTCGCAAGGAAAAATGGACGACTTGATCGAACTGGGTGCGATCGAAGTGGCAAACGCATACCGCAACATCGGGTTGGGCAAAAAAATGATCCGCCTGGCTTTTGCCGACGGACAGCTGGACAATGCCATCGTGTTTACAACCGAGTATTATTGGCATTGGGATTTGGAAGGCAGCGGCCTGAACGTATGGGAATACCGCAAGGTAATGGAAAATTTGATGAAATGCGTAGATATGATTTGGTATGCGACCGACGATCCGGAAATTTGTTCGCATCCTGCCAACTGCCTAATGGTGCGCGTCGGAAATAAAGTTCCGCAACAATCGGTCGAGGCGTTCGACCGGGTGCGCTTCCATCGCAGATTCATGTACTGA